Part of the Papaver somniferum cultivar HN1 unplaced genomic scaffold, ASM357369v1 unplaced-scaffold_13932, whole genome shotgun sequence genome is shown below.
GGTCATGATAGTAACAGTCGTCGTGATGACGGCCAGGACCATGGTAACCAGAAGGTTCTAAAACGTAGGCGATCGTgttcaaatattaatactacagATCATATTGATGATAAGCATATGGTGACTCGAGTTTTAAAACCTCAAGCTCGAACCTTCAAGAAATCCCAGTGGAATGCGAATAAATTACCAACACCAACAGGGATGAATAATAACCAAATTACTACCACGACAACTAGATTTCCTAGTTATTCACAAGTCGTCAACAAAGATATTACAAAATGTTTGCCATTATTAGTCGACGATCAGGTCTCAAATGGTCAACAAATTCGTGATAATAGTACTCATTGGGTGAAAAATATATTGTTCGGTGAAacggacgaagaagaagaagaaaatccaatgccgaagaagaagaagctgaaaaagaagaagaaacgagtTACTTGTAATCATAATGCCTCAAAATTTGAAAGCAATACAACAAAAGGTGTCGAGGAAGGGATGACAACGAAGGATAAAAATGATGGCAGTAACGATGATCAACATGCTTACTACTGTAGTCCCGGTGACGGTAATGGGTGGTTAGAAGAAGGCGGTAGTGCTGGCGACACCAACAACTTCTGGGACAGTTATCTTGATGAAAATTTGTGGCCTATGTTAGAGGAAGAACAGGAGCAGTACTTAATGATGTAATTAAGAGTAATGTACGCAACGTGTATTAATTTTTTTCAGCAATTTGCTAGACGTAGTTTCCATGTATTAATTGAAGTAAAATTGATTATCATATTTTTTTGAGAGAAAATGTTGCTTTCATGTTTAATGCAGAGGTACTTGGGTCTCACGGAAACACAGTTGAAGATTTGTCCTggtttatttatttatgtatAGCGAGACAAAGAAGAATTGAAATGTGATCCTGTAGCTATAGTCGTATCAGTTTGTCTTTACCCTTAATCATTTCGTCTTCCGGACAAGTAACAAGTGAAAGATTTTTTTCAATGGACAGGGCCTTATACATGATTGACGATTCTGTTTTTTTAAGTAGAGTTATTAAATGTGACAACTTCGTGAATGTGATGGCTGCACGTAGTGGAAGAGGTGTCACACGAGATATCGTTAACGAAGGGGTCGTATTATTAGCTTAAAATTGGGttgtcaaaatattttttgaCACGACTTTCCGACAAACCTGTAAATATCACGAGACAGATTTATGTACAAAATTGGAATATTTACCAATTACCATTGTTGAAATAATTAAGATACcttttttcgtttttttgtcGATCAGCAGGACTGATGCATATGGTTAGCACTACCGTTTACCGCAACTAAGAACAGCTTTAATTATTACTCCACTAGTGAGACATCTATTCGAGTAAAGAAAGTTAAACTACTTGTACCTA
Proteins encoded:
- the LOC113335349 gene encoding transcription factor MYB122-like is translated as MFVFLFEFTVRTSCYLDAINTSSYKRSCTIMIIIIPNLHLLHHFSTMEESSSIVSSVKGLRKGAWAEEEDLLLRKCIIKYGEGKWRQVPIRAGLNRCRKSCRLRWLNYLQPNIKRGEFQPDEVDLIIRMHKLLGNRWSLIAGRLPGRTANDIKNYYNTHLKKTCLSKSNDNIEKGKQVVTTNKSGHDSNSRRDDGQDHGNQKVLKRRRSCSNINTTDHIDDKHMVTRVLKPQARTFKKSQWNANKLPTPTGMNNNQITTTTTRFPSYSQVVNKDITKCLPLLVDDQVSNGQQIRDNSTHWVKNILFGETDEEEEENPMPKKKKLKKKKKRVTCNHNASKFESNTTKGVEEGMTTKDKNDGSNDDQHAYYCSPGDGNGWLEEGGSAGDTNNFWDSYLDENLWPMLEEEQEQYLMM